A stretch of DNA from Fusobacterium mortiferum ATCC 9817:
AGCAGGAAATGCTTCAAGTATCAACGATGGAGCTGCTGCAATCATAGTTATGTCTGAAGAAAAAGCTAAAGAATTAGGAGTAAAACCAATGGCTACTTGGGTAGATGGAGCATTAGGAGGAGTAGAACCATCTATCATGGGAATTGGACCAGTAGAATCAACAAGAAGAGTTCTTGAAAGAACAGGAATGGAAATAAAAGATTTTGATTTAATAGAAGCAAATGAAGCTTTTGCTGCTCAATCAATTGCAGTAGGAAGAGACTTAGGATTTGATTTAACAAAACTAAATGTAAATGGAGGAGCTATTGCTCTTGGACACCCAGTAGGAGCATCAGGATGCCGTATTCTAGTAACTCTATTACATGAAATGCAAAAACGTAATGCAAAAACTGGATTAGCAACTCTTTGTATCGGTGGTGGAATGGGATGTTCTGCTATCGTTAAGAGAGAAGACTAATTATATAATTTAATGTCAACTCACTTATCTTAATCTATATATTGTTAAGAGCAGAAAATCTGCTCTTAACTTATATAACTAATCTAATAAGGAGGGTTCATAATGAACTTTATTACATATGAGCAAGAAGGATTTGTAGGAGTAATAACTATAAATCGTCCAAAAGCTTTAAATGCTTTAAATAGTGAAGTACTAAAAGAGTTAAATGCTACTTTAGATGCAGTAGATTTAGAAAATACAAGAGCTCTAGTTCTTACAGGAGCTGGAGAAAAATCATTTGTTGCTGGTGCTGACATAGCAGAGATGAGTACTCTTACAAAAGCTGAAGGAGAGGCTTTTGGAAAAATAGGAAACGATGTATTTAGAAAAATAGAAACTTTCCCTATTCCAGTAATAGCAGCTGTAAATGGCTTTGCATTAGGTGGAGGTTGTGAAATAGCAATGAGCTGTGATATTAGACTTTGTTCTGATACAGCAATATTCGGACAACCAGAAGTAGGTTTAGGAATTACTCCAGGATTTGGAGGGACTCAAAGATTAGCTCGTTTAATTCCAGTTGGAAAAGTTAAAGAGATAATATATGGAGCTGTAAATATCAAAGCTGATGAAGCATACAGATTAGGATTAGTTAATTCTGTATATCCATTAGAAGAGTTATTACCAGCAGCTAAAAAATTAGCAGCTAAAATAGCTAAAAATGCTCCAATAGCAGTTAGAGCTTGTAAACAAGCTATAAATGAAGGTTTAGATTTAGATATGGATCAAGCTATTGTATTAGAGGAAAAACTTTTTGGAAGTTGTTTTGAAACTGAAGACCAAAGAGAAGGAATGCAAGCTTTCTTAGAAAAAAGAAAAGTTGAAGGATTCAAAAATAGATAAAAATATTTCTTAAATTTACTATAAAGTATAAAAATTAGGAGGCATAACATGAAAGTAGGAGTAATTGGTGCAGGAACTATGGGTTCTGGTATAGCACAAACATTTGCACAAACAGAAGGATACGAAGTATTACTTTGTGATATAAATGAGGAATTTGCAGCTAGAGGAAAAGCTAAAATAGCTAAAGGATTTGAAAAAATGGTAGCAAAAGGAAAAATGGATCAAGCTACTGTAGATGCTGTATTAGCAAAAATAACTACTGGAACAAAAGAAATTTGTGCAGACTGTGATTTAGTAATAGAAGCAGCTCTAGAAAATATGGAAGTTAAAAAACAAACTTTTAAAGAATTAGATGGAATTTGTAAACCAGAAGCAATATTTGCTACAAATACATCTTCTTTATCAATAACTGAAATAGGAGCTGGATTAAATAGACCTGTAATAGGAATGCACTTCTTCAACCCAGTACCAGTTATGAAACTTGTAGAAGTAATAGCTGGATTAAATACTCCAGTTGAAATAGTAGAAACTATCAAAAAAATATCTGAAGAAATAGGAAAAGTACCTGTACAAGTAGAAGAAGCAGCAGGATTTGTTGTAAACAGAGTATTAATCCCTATGATAAACGAAGCAGTTGGAATCTTAGCTGATGGAGTAGCTTCAGCAGAAGGAATAGACAATGCTATGAAACTTGGAGCTAACCATCCAATGGGACCATTAGCTTTAGGAGACTTAATAGGACTAGATGTATGTCTAGCTATTATGGAAGTTCTTTACAATGAATTTGGAGATTCTAAATATAGACCTCATCCATTATTAAGAAAAATGGTTAGAGGAGGAAAACTTGGAAGAAAAACTGGAGAAGGATTCTTCAACTATAATAAATAGTATTTTTGACCATGACCATAATATGAAAAGCCAAAGAGAATTAATTCTCTTTGGCTTTTTACATTATGAACTTTTTTGCTTTATGTTAATTTGATTAAAATTTATTTTTAGATACTTGCTAAGTTATTTTAAATATGTTATACTTTTCATTGACAAGACAATTGTAATACTAATGAATATTCTTGTTAGGGGGAGTTATGAATAAAATAGAATTAATTAAAGATTTAAAAAAGAAAAAGAAGGCTGTTATCTTAGCACACTATTATACTGAAGATGAAATTCAAAAAATAGCAGATTATATAGGAGATTCCTATTTTTTAAGTAAGAAGGCAAAAGAGTTAAAAGAACAGGTAATTGTTATGTGTGGAGTATATTTTATGGGAGAAAGTGTAAAATTATTAAATCCAAATAAAAAAGTTATAATACCAGATAAATCTGCAGATTGTCCAATGGCTCATATGGCAACTCTTAAAAGTATAAATGAAATGAGAAAGAAATATGAAGATTTGAGTGTTGTATGTTATGTAAATTCTACTGTTCAATTAAAAGCATTAAGTGATGTCTGTGTTACTTCTGCTAATGCTGTTGATATAGTAAAAAAATTACCTAATAGAAATATATTTTTTATTCCAGATAAGCATTTAGGAAACTTTGTTGCAAGTAAAGTCCCAAAGAAAAATATAATTATAAATGATGGATATTGTCCTATACATGATAGGGTAGAGGTAAAAGATATAATTGAATTAAAAGAAAAGTATCCTCAAGCTCTTGTTATGGTACATCCAGAATGTAGCCAAGAAATTTTAGAGTTAGCTGACTATATTGGAAGCACATCTGGAATAATAGATTTTGTATCAAAAAGTAAAAATCAAGATTTTATAATTTGTACAGAGATTGGTATTCTATATGAGTTGAAAAATAAAAATCCTAATAAAAATTTCTACTCTCCTAAAAATAAAATGGAGTGCTTGGATATGAAAAAAATAACTTTAGATAAGATAATTCAAGTTTTAGAAACAGAAGAAAATGAGATTATTTTAGATTTAGAAGTAGCTGAAAGAGCTAAAAAACCTCTAGAAAAAATGTTGGTATTAGGGAGATAGTTATGAAAAAATTTGATGTTATTGTTGTTGGAACGGGGGCAGCTGGATGTTTTTCAGCGTTACATTTAGATAGTTACTTAGATGTTTTAATAGTGACGAAAGAAAGAGCAGAGGAGAGTGACTCCTATCTAGCACAGGGAGGGATATGCGTTTTAAAAAATAAAGATGATTTCAATAGTTTTTTAGAAGATACTTTGAGAGCTGGTCACTATCAAAATAAAAAAGAGGCTGTTGAAGTTATGATAAATTCCTCTAATGAAGTGATAGATGAATTAATTGATTACCATGTGGAGTTTAATAAGGAAAATGGAGAATTACTTTATACTCGTGAGGGAGCTCACTCCAAATCTAGAATATTGTATCATAAAGATATAACTGGTCAAGAAATAACAAGTAAGTTATTAACTGAAGTTAAAAGGAGAAAAAATATAACACTTCTTGAAAATATTAGAGTTATAGATATAATAGAGAATAATAATAGATGTATTGGTGTGGTTTTAGATGATGGGAAAAATGGGATAGGAACTGTATATTCTAAATGTGTTATTTTAGCAACTGGTGGTATAGGAGGAATTTTTAAAAATTCAACTAATTTTCCTCATATAACAGGAGATTCTTTAGGGATAGCAATTAAACATCATATTAATTTAAAAGATTTGAGTTATATCCAAATTCATCCAACAACACTGTATTCTGAAAAAACAGGAAGAAGATTTTTAATTTCGGAATCAGTAAGAGGAGAGGGAGCACTACTATATAACAAAAAATTTCAAAGGTTTACAGATGAGTTACAACCTAGAGATGTAGTAACTAAAGCTATATTAGAGGAGATAAAAAAAGATGGGAGTGACTTTGTTTGGTTGGATATGAGACCGATAATTGTAAAGGGGATAGATATAACTAAAAGGTTTCCTAATATTATAAAAAGATGTAATGAGGAGGGGTATGACCCAACGAAAGAGTGTATTCCTGTTGTTCCAGCTCAACACTATTTTATGGGAGGAATTGAAGTGGATTTAAATAGCTCTACTTCACTTGAAAATCTTTATGCTGTTGGGGAAACTAGCTGTAATGGAGTACATGGAGCAAATAGATTAGCTAGTAATTCTTTACTAGAAAGTCTAGTTTTTTCAAAAAGAGCAGCTTTGGATATAAATAGAAAAATTGAGAGTATCCCAAATCCAGATTTGAAATTTTTTAATTCAAATTTAATTAATGCTGGGAATATTTTTGATGACTATAAAGCAAGTATTTTAGAGGAGATTGAAAAAGATAAAATACTAAAGGAGAAAGTACAATGAATTTAATAACTGATAAGATAAATGTAGATAATTTAATTTTGATGGCTTTGAGAGAGGATGTATCTAATGAAGATATCACAACTAATTCTATTATAAGTGAAAAAAGAGAGGGTAAGGTTCAGCTGATATGTAAAGAAGATGGAATTTTAGCAGGAATAGAGGTATTCAAAAGAGTTTTTCAACTATTAGATGAGAATATAAAATTTTCTATTCAAAAGAAAGATGGAGAAAAAATTAAAAATAAGGAACTAATAGGGGAGATTTATGGAGATGTACGAGCTATTCTTACTGGAGAGAGAACAGCTCTTAATTATTTACAACATATGAGTGGTATTGCAACTTATACTAATAATATGGTAGAATTATTAAAAGGGAGTAATATCAAACTTTTGGATACTAGAAAAACGACACCAAATATGCGTATCTTTGATAAATATTCTGTTAAAATAGGTGGGGGATATAACCATAGATATAATCTTTCTGATGGAATTTTAATAAAAGATAATCATATTGATGCAGCTGGAAGTATTACAAAAGCTATAAAATTAGCTAAAGAGTATGCTCCTTTTGTGAGAAAGATTGAAGTTGAGGTAGAGAATTTAGATATGGTAGCTGAGGCTTTAGAAGCTGGAGTAGATATTATAATGTTAGATAATATGAGTCCTGAGCTTATGAGAACAGCTGTGAAACTTATAGCTGGAAGAGCTGAAACTGAATGTTCTGGAAATATATCTAAGGAAAGTATAGAAAAAATAAAAGATACAGGGGTAGATTATATTTCAAGTGGGGCATTGACTCACTCAGCACCTATTTTAGATTTTTCTTTAAAACATCTTCAAATATTAAAATAGTAAAGATTGTGAGGGAAAAATTTGACAGGTAGAGAGAGACGTAAAAAAATTTTAGAAATTATAAAAAAATCAACTGTTCCTATATCAGGAACTGAGTTGGCAAAATTATGTGGAGTTAGTAGACAGATAGTGGTACAAGATATAGCTTTATTGAGAGCGGAGGAGTATAATATATATTCTACTACTAGAGGATATCTTTGTGAGGAACCTAAAAAATATATTAGAATTTTTTGTGTTTCACATAAAGATGATAAAATGGCGGAAGAGTTAAATTCTATTGTAGATTTTGGTGGAGTAGTTTTAGATGTATTTGTGAAACATGATGTCTATGGAGATATTAAAGCTGAATTAAATATTAATTCAAGAAAGAAAGTGTCGGATTTTATAAAAAAATTAAATTCAGGAAATGTATTACCACTAAAAAATTTAACTTCTGATATTCATTATCATACTGTTGAAGCTGAAAATGAAGAAATTTTAGATTTGATTGAAAATGAATTGAGAAATAAAGATATCTTATATGAGAAAGAAGAGAGGTAGGAGAAAAGTAGCTAGTAATTAGAAAATAAAATAAGAAAATTGAAAAAGGTAACTACTCATCTATTTCTTATTTAAAAAGAAAACTAAGAATTGTTTTATATTCCAAGAAGTTGATTAACTATAGCTTTCAAAATTCTAAGAGCTTTTAGCTCTCTAAGAATTTTGAGACACAGAAAGTAAAGTTTTCAGTGTTTCCTTAATGTAACACAGAAAATAAATTTCTGCGTCTCAATAGTAGTAGTCGTTTACACTCCTCTACTATTGGAAAACTCACTTCGTTCAAACAGTTGTGTTTTTTAGAATTGGATTTTGCTGAGTTAATCTAACTTCTTTTCATAAATTACACAATTTTTTGAGTTTTCTTAAATTAATTTATTGGCTGAGTAGTCACTCTCTTCATTTTCTAATTTGAAAAAATATTCACTTAACTCTTTAGCACATTTATCCATATCTTCGTATTTAATAGATAAATCAAACTCATGTCTATCAATACTTACTTCATAAAGTGGATCATAATATTGAACAATTAAAAGTTCTCCAAGTTCCTTAAGTTTTCCCTCATGTAATAAATTTAAATAAGTATTTGTTTTTTCTTTAGAAACATAACGAGCTACTTTCATAATACACTCTTCTATCTCTTGAGGAGAAACTTTTGTATAATCTTCTAATAAAATATCAAGTCTATTTGAAATAGAAGTATCTATAAATAGATGTCTACCATTAGTCATAGATGTATAAACAGATTCAGGTACATAAAGATTTCCTATTCTTTTACTTTCGCTTTCAACAACAATATATTTTGTTTTACAAGTTCTTAAAAATTCAAAAACCTCTCCATCAAATCTCTTTTGATTTTGTGGGAGTTCTTCTCCTAAAGCTCCGAAAAAAGAACCTTTGTGAGCTGCCATTTTTTCTAAGTCCATTACAGAAACTCCAAGCTCAATCATTTTATTTAAAATTTTT
This window harbors:
- a CDS encoding enoyl-CoA hydratase-related protein, with protein sequence MNFITYEQEGFVGVITINRPKALNALNSEVLKELNATLDAVDLENTRALVLTGAGEKSFVAGADIAEMSTLTKAEGEAFGKIGNDVFRKIETFPIPVIAAVNGFALGGGCEIAMSCDIRLCSDTAIFGQPEVGLGITPGFGGTQRLARLIPVGKVKEIIYGAVNIKADEAYRLGLVNSVYPLEELLPAAKKLAAKIAKNAPIAVRACKQAINEGLDLDMDQAIVLEEKLFGSCFETEDQREGMQAFLEKRKVEGFKNR
- a CDS encoding 3-hydroxybutyryl-CoA dehydrogenase, with protein sequence MKVGVIGAGTMGSGIAQTFAQTEGYEVLLCDINEEFAARGKAKIAKGFEKMVAKGKMDQATVDAVLAKITTGTKEICADCDLVIEAALENMEVKKQTFKELDGICKPEAIFATNTSSLSITEIGAGLNRPVIGMHFFNPVPVMKLVEVIAGLNTPVEIVETIKKISEEIGKVPVQVEEAAGFVVNRVLIPMINEAVGILADGVASAEGIDNAMKLGANHPMGPLALGDLIGLDVCLAIMEVLYNEFGDSKYRPHPLLRKMVRGGKLGRKTGEGFFNYNK
- the nadA gene encoding quinolinate synthase NadA, translated to MNKIELIKDLKKKKKAVILAHYYTEDEIQKIADYIGDSYFLSKKAKELKEQVIVMCGVYFMGESVKLLNPNKKVIIPDKSADCPMAHMATLKSINEMRKKYEDLSVVCYVNSTVQLKALSDVCVTSANAVDIVKKLPNRNIFFIPDKHLGNFVASKVPKKNIIINDGYCPIHDRVEVKDIIELKEKYPQALVMVHPECSQEILELADYIGSTSGIIDFVSKSKNQDFIICTEIGILYELKNKNPNKNFYSPKNKMECLDMKKITLDKIIQVLETEENEIILDLEVAERAKKPLEKMLVLGR
- a CDS encoding L-aspartate oxidase, which gives rise to MVMKKFDVIVVGTGAAGCFSALHLDSYLDVLIVTKERAEESDSYLAQGGICVLKNKDDFNSFLEDTLRAGHYQNKKEAVEVMINSSNEVIDELIDYHVEFNKENGELLYTREGAHSKSRILYHKDITGQEITSKLLTEVKRRKNITLLENIRVIDIIENNNRCIGVVLDDGKNGIGTVYSKCVILATGGIGGIFKNSTNFPHITGDSLGIAIKHHINLKDLSYIQIHPTTLYSEKTGRRFLISESVRGEGALLYNKKFQRFTDELQPRDVVTKAILEEIKKDGSDFVWLDMRPIIVKGIDITKRFPNIIKRCNEEGYDPTKECIPVVPAQHYFMGGIEVDLNSSTSLENLYAVGETSCNGVHGANRLASNSLLESLVFSKRAALDINRKIESIPNPDLKFFNSNLINAGNIFDDYKASILEEIEKDKILKEKVQ
- the nadC gene encoding carboxylating nicotinate-nucleotide diphosphorylase, giving the protein MNLITDKINVDNLILMALREDVSNEDITTNSIISEKREGKVQLICKEDGILAGIEVFKRVFQLLDENIKFSIQKKDGEKIKNKELIGEIYGDVRAILTGERTALNYLQHMSGIATYTNNMVELLKGSNIKLLDTRKTTPNMRIFDKYSVKIGGGYNHRYNLSDGILIKDNHIDAAGSITKAIKLAKEYAPFVRKIEVEVENLDMVAEALEAGVDIIMLDNMSPELMRTAVKLIAGRAETECSGNISKESIEKIKDTGVDYISSGALTHSAPILDFSLKHLQILK
- a CDS encoding transcription repressor NadR, translated to MTGRERRKKILEIIKKSTVPISGTELAKLCGVSRQIVVQDIALLRAEEYNIYSTTRGYLCEEPKKYIRIFCVSHKDDKMAEELNSIVDFGGVVLDVFVKHDVYGDIKAELNINSRKKVSDFIKKLNSGNVLPLKNLTSDIHYHTVEAENEEILDLIENELRNKDILYEKEER
- the mnmH gene encoding tRNA 2-selenouridine(34) synthase MnmH codes for the protein MNIISFEDFLKEENAILIDVRTPKEFLLEKIPNSVNIPVLLDEERVAVGTTYVQRSKESAKKMGIEFISKRLPEIFEQVQELSKKYSKLVFMCARGGMRSSSITSLFGSLGYKVAKLEGGYKAYRDFILNNLPIENEKFKYIVIHGRTGVGKTKILNKMIELGVSVMDLEKMAAHKGSFFGALGEELPQNQKRFDGEVFEFLRTCKTKYIVVESESKRIGNLYVPESVYTSMTNGRHLFIDTSISNRLDILLEDYTKVSPQEIEECIMKVARYVSKEKTNTYLNLLHEGKLKELGELLIVQYYDPLYEVSIDRHEFDLSIKYEDMDKCAKELSEYFFKLENEESDYSANKLI